GAGAATGGAGTGAGGTTCGATGGCTTAAGTAACACCGCATTGCCGCCGGCGATTGCCGGGCCGAGCTTATGAGCGACCAGGTTCAGGGGATCGTTGTAGGGTGTAATAGCGGTTATAATACCGAGCGGTTCTCGGGTGAACCAGCCCTGGCGTTGTTCCGAGCCTGTAAAGGCATCGAAGGGTACGATCTCGCCGGCATTGCGCTTTGCTTCTTCCGCCGACAGTTTCAGCGTATTGACGCAGCGGAACACTTCCTTGCGCGCCTGGACGATCGTCTTGCCGGCTTCGCGAACAATGGTTTCGGCAAAGGCGTTGCTGCAGCTTTCGATAATCCGAGCGGCCCCTTCCAGGATGCTCGCCCGCTTGTGCCGCGGCAGATTTCGAGAGATCTCGGCGCCGCGGCGGGCAATTTCCAGCAGGCGATCGATTTCTGCAGGGTCGGTTGCCTCGACCGTTCCAAGTAGCGCCCCGTCATAGGGGCTGTGAACAGAGATCGGCGCCGGGCTGATTTTGACATGGAGTTTGGTGGCAGTCATATTGCCAGGTCCCTATTCCTCATGGGCCCCCTTCGGGAGGTCGCGTTTATCTTCAAGGCAAAGGTGGCACCCTGCCCTGTTCCGGTTTCATGCAGTCGTTGAGCACAAGCCCTGGCGGCCGGCATCACCGGCCACCAACCTCAAATATCAATCAGAGCTTCTGGCCGGCACGAACCAGGTCGTCCATGACCAAGCGCACTGCCTTCTCGGCAATGGAGACGATCTCGTCGATCTCTGCCTTTGTCGTGACAAGCGGCGGTGCGAAGCCGAGGATGTCACCATGCGGCATGGCGCGGGCAATCAGACCACCGTCGCGAGCGGCCTTCGACACACGTGCACCAACCTTCAGCGACGGATCGAAACGGGTCTTGCTTTCGCGGTCCCCGACGAACTCGATGGCCCCCATCAGGCCAACGCCGCGCACTTCGCCGACGATCGGCAGCTGAGCGAACTTCTCCTTGAGCTGCGCCTGGAAATACGCGCCGACCTCGCGCGCGTTCCCCGGCAGATCTTCCTTCCCGACGATGTCGAGAACCGCATTGGCTGCAGCCGCACCGATCGGGTGGCCGGAATAGGTATAGCCATGCGAGAAGGCGCCGACCCTGTCGGCTCCGTCTTCCAGGCAAGGCGGTAGGCTTGGCGCGAGATCGCGTCCGCCACCTCGGTACGGCCATAGCCGACATTGACGCAGTAAAGGCCGGCGAAGCCATCAATGAGCTGATTGCCATGCGCGTCCTGGATGCGGATACCCTTGCCCGTCTCAACAATCGTCGGCTCGCCAAGCTTGCCGCTGGCAAAATCCTTCAGCTGCGTGAACGGATGCAGGACCGAGTTGCGGTCCTTCTCGGCGATGTCCTTGATGTTGATGGTCACTGAAATATCCTTCCTGTAGCTGATATCATTTCATGGAACGACCGAGGGCCACGCAATGCGTCAGCCGGATGGTTCGCCCCTCAATTCGCGTATCAATGTGCAGGTAATCCGCCGCCGGTTGACTGCAAATATCCAAGTGTCTATGCAGGATTTCAGCGTAATTTTCCCATTCTCGCAGGATTGATAAGCCATGGAACTCGATCGCGCCGACATTGTGCTCCTCAGTGCCGTCCAAGAAAATAACAGGCTCACGTCCGAGGAACTGGCGGAGCGCGCGAACCTGTCTCCGACTGCCTGCCAGCGACGGCTCAAGCGTCTGCGCGCCGAAGGCGTCATTGAAGCGGACGTCTCGATCGTCTCCCCGAAGGCCGTCGGCAGACACGTCACCGTTGTGGTTCTCGTATCTCTTGAGCGCGAGAGGGCTGACATCATCGATCGTTTTAAGTCCGCAATCAGAAAGACGCGCGAGGTCATGATTGGATACTACGTTACCGGAGATGCCGATTTCCTGCTCGTGGTCACTGCAAAGGACATGGAAGACTACGAACAGTTCACACGGCGCTTTTTCTACGAGAATAATGACATCAAGGGATTCAAGACGATGGTGGTCATGGATCGAGTGAAAGCCGGCTTCGCGTTCCCTATTGAAAGTTAAAGCCCTGATCGACAGCTCTGATCCACCTAAGATAAGGACCTCGGTTGACGGGGTGTCGTGCGTTGACAGCAATTTTTACCCGGCCGTCCTAGGGCTCGAATGCCGCTTATCTCAGGGCTGCTTTCAGCCCTGAAGGTCTGTTCCTACTGAACCGACCCGGTCGGTTCATCGCTCAACAACCGGGATATCGATGTAGCAACCTGCGACACCGCGATAAAATTGGAGTTCGGGCACGTCTCCGTCTGCGGGCACATTGGCGAATGAAGTGCTCTCACTTCCCGCAAGACATACCCTCAGCCTGTAGCCGGCCGGCAGGAGCGCCGATATGGGAAGTAACGTAAATGCCAACTTTGCTGGTCGACCGGGTACCAGAGGCTCGAAATCACTTTTCAAGTAGCTCTGCTGGGGACCTAAAACACTCAAAGGCGAACCCTTCCAAACTTTGCGGTGGGAGCCGCGCAACACTCCCTCTGTGAGATAGCAGGAAACCCCATCCGGCCTTACCGCCTCCAGATAGACGAAGAAGATACCATCTTCGCGAGTCGAGGAAACATTCAACTCCGCGATGGGATGTCCGGTGATTTCGAGGTCTCGTTCCAAGGGTGTGCTGGTGTAGGTCAGGCGTGAGGCCGCATACTGTTGCCGATCACCGTAATTCACTTCGCCAGTGCCAGTCCCGCCGTTGGTGTCCCACCTGTTAGTGAGCACGTCCCCAAACTCACGGTCGACCTGCAGCAAGTCGAAGCCGCTTTCCTCGGGCGAGGAAGCCAGGCGCGAGCCACTTGCTATGTACCAGCGCTGGCGCGTGGCCGGAACTGGCCACGAACGGGTCGATTTCCAGGCACCCTCGCCGCACGTGTAGTAGTGGATGATCTTGTCAGGCTGGCTCAAAGCTCCGCCGTCAAGGCACCCCTTCATGAATATAAAGTCATTTGCCTGCTGGCTCACCATGGTTGGAACGAGATCGTCAACGTCGGGACGGAGCGGGTCGTAGGCTTTGCGGCCACAGTGGTTCCAGGGGCCGATGATCACGTTCATCGGATTCGACTGAAGCAGAAATCGTCGAATTGAGCCCTGCGCCGCCCCGGAATCGAACCAACTGCTCCAGTTTTGTATCGGGACTCCAGACTTAGAGATAAGGTCCGCGGCGGCTTGCGGCGAAAAATCAAATCCGGAAATCTGGCTTAACCATTCATCCCTACAAGTAACTTTGCTCACGGATATGAAGGAAGGTGCCTGCCCATGCTCGAGCAAGGCAGCAGCCAGCTCCGCCTCGCTTCCAACTGGACGAATGCCCGCGCGAAGAGTGCTGGACCGATTAGAATTATCCTTGCTGTTCTCATCCCTGTTCAGCGATTCCACCAATTCGCTCCACCTGTCGAGCGTGAGGTTGGGAGCACCGCCAGGCCAAGTCTCAAAAAAGATATCGTAATCGACATATCTCGGCACGATTCCCTTCAGCGCCGAATGGTTCCTCGAGGCGATGAGATCTGCGGAGTTCGCCGTGTAAGACATGCCATACGCGACCACATTGCCTGTGGACCATGGCTGAGCTGCGATCCAGTCTAAAACGTAGCTGAAGTCCAGGATTTCCTCGCGCGATCGGTGGCCGGGCCAGACCCCGAAAGAGGCCCCGGTACCACGCACGTCTCCAACAACCACTGCGTAGCCATGCGGGACAAACAAATCGGCATAGGAATTCGAGGGGTCGCCCTTCTTGCCCCGCCCATAGCACGTCATCACCAAGATCGTGTCGCGTTTGGTGTCAGGGCTATCACCCATCGGACGGGTGACATCCAGGGCAATCCTAACGCCGTCGAGTGCGGGCACATAGACCGAGTTCAAATCGCCTAGTTTGTGCCTGCCTTCAACTACCGCATCGAGGCCCAAACGGAAGAGTGCTCGCTGTTCTTGTTGTGAGTCGGAACGAAGATCTACGTCGTTTGGCGCGCCCGCCTCGACTTGATCCTGACTGATGGCTGTCATGCCGCTTCTCCTCCATTGAATCATGATTCATATGTCTCATTGGTAAGATATTTGCAACGTTCATATCACAAAGTGGGCTCACTTTTTCGCACACACCGAATGTTTTTTGAGCGTCGCGCGCTGCGGCTGGCCTCATGTCTACGGATCGAACCAGCTACGCTGAGTTGCGGCTTGAGCGGTGCAGGAGATGGACACGGGGCATCTCGCAATGCGATGAGCGCGGGTGCTATTGCAGCAGAGCCTGGCTGGGGGCAACGGCCGCCTTCGTCGGACATGCGCGCCAAGACAGCCAACGATCAACTTTGATCCGACACCACAGCGTGCGTGTCGGATCAAAGATCGAATCTCCTCGAGGAGCTATTCTCACGTGTACCGACCTACCTAGAGCAAGCAACAGGCACCCTTACTTTATCCAGGTCTTCCAGTCGGCAAACAGAACGGCATGCGTTAGATATTTTAGCTGCGGCATTGGAGACGTCGATTCAGTCTATAACGAGCAGCTTGCGAGGAACGCTCGAGAGAAACTCGACCTCACCTTCAGTGATGAGAAAGCTTTCTGTGATCTCGATGCCCCAGTCGCCGTACCACAACCCTGACATGAAGTGAAACGCCATTCCTGGCTGCAGTTCAGTCCTGTCTCCTTGTCGGAAGCTTGCGGAGTTTTCTCCCCAAGCCGGAGGATAGCCGATGCCGATGGGGTAACCGGATCGGCTCGTCTTCTCAAAACCGTACCGCGCCAGCGCTCCCGAATAAGCTTTGGCGATGTCCTCACAGCAATTGCCGGCTACCGCCTTCTCAAGTCCCGCTTGCATGCCGTCCAGAACTGCAACTTCAGCGTCCAGTATCTGGACCGTCGGCTTGCCAAGATAATATGTCCTTGAAAGCGGGCAGTGGTAGCGCTTGTGCACGCCCGCAAACTCAAAGAATATGGCTTCGTCCCCGCGTATTGGCTGATCGGTCCATGTGAGGTGCGGAGCCGAAGCGTCCGCACCGGCACCCAGGTTGGGTACGCAGGCCGGATAATCCCCCCAATAGCCATCGACACCGCGCGTTGCCACATAAGAAAGCTCGGCAATTACGTCAGACTGCCTGATCCCAGGACGCAACACCTCGGAAACTCGCTGATACATGGCCCCAACGATTTTACCCGCACCGCGCAAATACTCGATCTCTCGAGGTGACTTCACCAGCCGCTGCCAATTAATCAGCCTATCGGCCTTCTGAAATTTTGCGTTCGGCAGTGACGCAGCAAGAGCCTCGAACGATGCAGCCGAAAAGCAAGAGCTATCTTTCTCAACGCCGATGACCGATGAGCCATGTCCTTCATCTACAATGATTGCCCCCAGAGCGGACATTGCGTGAAGGGTGTCCGATTGCACGTATTCGTCACCGTACCACTTGATCCTATCCTCGCTGATGTAGGCGGTCCGGCGGCAACCATTTGCGTCCATTCCTCGGCCAAACCACAACGGATCATCGCTCTTTGTCACCACGACGCACTGGGGTACGTAATAGGAGCATCCGTCATAGCCGGTGAGCCAGTGCATGTTGGCCGGATCCGTAACAACCAACAGATCGATCCCGGCCTGTTCCATTGCGTTACGCGCCTTCTCCAGGCGCATCTTGTATTCGGCGAGTTCAAACCGAAGCGTTGCAACGTTCATTTCTGTTCCTTCGTGAATGCTGTCAGGGATCTAGGTCCGGGTTCCGGCCGAGCACCGCATTGAGCGTCAGCGCGCAGAGGTCCGTGATGTCGTAGATCGGAAGCCCTGTTTTGCGCCGAAGAGCCTTCGAGACCACAGGGAACCCTGTGCACTCGAAGAGCAACATCGCAATTTCAGGATGCTGGCCGCGCAGTTGCCCAATGCACTCGCCAACCTCATGTTCGATCTGATCGAGATCAGTTCGCACGAGAGGACGAGCCACGGTATTGCGCATGTAAATGCCGCCTTCGATCCCTCCTATGACCAAGCGCTCACGGTCGCGCACATTCTGTACATTCAATACCTCCTCGCCCAAATGCCGTGTGTCAGCGGTCAGAACGGCGAGCTTTTTTCCAGAAGCAAGCTGGCGAAGGAGAGTTGGTATGAGGAGCAGACTGGAGGTTATTACCGGCACATCCACTGCTGCGGAAATCGCGTCCTGATGACGGATCAAAAAGCCGCAGTCTCCAACAATGACGCTGGCACCTCGCTCAACGAGCCTACGGGCGGCGGTCACGCAGGCGGCTTCGAGTGAGGGATCACCGCGAATGACGCGCTCCGCGAATGCACCCTCAACGATCTCGGGGAGGATTGGAAGGCCGAATGTTTCTGGATTCAGGAGTGAGCCTTCGTGGGGAGCTACGGGGGTGCATTCGGAAAGACCCTCGTCAAGCTCAAGAATTCCAAGCGTCCCGCTGCGTTGTGAAATCACAATATATTCCTTTCATTCAGATGGGCGATGCTGCTGTTTGGCAGATCTGGAAGACGACAGGAAAACGGGGACATCTGTGCGACGATTTCGGGTTCGTGAATCAGACTACTGATGAGCTCGTTCATCTTAAGTACCAACCCTATTTGACGAACAGTTTTCGCGGGGTCGTCGTCAGAGGCTCATAACCAGTGTCCGAGACCACAAAGCTCTGTGTGATGGTGATCCCGACATTGTCGAGCCACAAACCTGGCATCATGTGGAAGACCATGCCGGGCCTGAGGACTGTTTCGTCGCCGTTGCGAATGCTCGCGGTGCGTTCGCCCGAGGCCGGGGGGAAGCCAATGCCGGTCGGATATCCGATGCGGGACTCCTTCTTAATTCCATGGCGAGCAAGAGCTTGTCTAAAGTCGCTTTCAACCTCCGAGCAGGTCCTCCCGGGACGGACTGCTTCAAGGCCAACGCTCAGCGCTTCAA
The sequence above is drawn from the Rhizobium binae genome and encodes:
- a CDS encoding Lrp/AsnC family transcriptional regulator translates to MELDRADIVLLSAVQENNRLTSEELAERANLSPTACQRRLKRLRAEGVIEADVSIVSPKAVGRHVTVVVLVSLERERADIIDRFKSAIRKTREVMIGYYVTGDADFLLVVTAKDMEDYEQFTRRFFYENNDIKGFKTMVVMDRVKAGFAFPIES
- a CDS encoding CocE/NonD family hydrolase, translated to MTAISQDQVEAGAPNDVDLRSDSQQEQRALFRLGLDAVVEGRHKLGDLNSVYVPALDGVRIALDVTRPMGDSPDTKRDTILVMTCYGRGKKGDPSNSYADLFVPHGYAVVVGDVRGTGASFGVWPGHRSREEILDFSYVLDWIAAQPWSTGNVVAYGMSYTANSADLIASRNHSALKGIVPRYVDYDIFFETWPGGAPNLTLDRWSELVESLNRDENSKDNSNRSSTLRAGIRPVGSEAELAAALLEHGQAPSFISVSKVTCRDEWLSQISGFDFSPQAAADLISKSGVPIQNWSSWFDSGAAQGSIRRFLLQSNPMNVIIGPWNHCGRKAYDPLRPDVDDLVPTMVSQQANDFIFMKGCLDGGALSQPDKIIHYYTCGEGAWKSTRSWPVPATRQRWYIASGSRLASSPEESGFDLLQVDREFGDVLTNRWDTNGGTGTGEVNYGDRQQYAASRLTYTSTPLERDLEITGHPIAELNVSSTREDGIFFVYLEAVRPDGVSCYLTEGVLRGSHRKVWKGSPLSVLGPQQSYLKSDFEPLVPGRPAKLAFTLLPISALLPAGYRLRVCLAGSESTSFANVPADGDVPELQFYRGVAGCYIDIPVVER
- a CDS encoding aspartate/glutamate racemase family protein, yielding MISQRSGTLGILELDEGLSECTPVAPHEGSLLNPETFGLPILPEIVEGAFAERVIRGDPSLEAACVTAARRLVERGASVIVGDCGFLIRHQDAISAAVDVPVITSSLLLIPTLLRQLASGKKLAVLTADTRHLGEEVLNVQNVRDRERLVIGGIEGGIYMRNTVARPLVRTDLDQIEHEVGECIGQLRGQHPEIAMLLFECTGFPVVSKALRRKTGLPIYDITDLCALTLNAVLGRNPDLDP
- a CDS encoding M24 family metallopeptidase, with the protein product MNVATLRFELAEYKMRLEKARNAMEQAGIDLLVVTDPANMHWLTGYDGCSYYVPQCVVVTKSDDPLWFGRGMDANGCRRTAYISEDRIKWYGDEYVQSDTLHAMSALGAIIVDEGHGSSVIGVEKDSSCFSAASFEALAASLPNAKFQKADRLINWQRLVKSPREIEYLRGAGKIVGAMYQRVSEVLRPGIRQSDVIAELSYVATRGVDGYWGDYPACVPNLGAGADASAPHLTWTDQPIRGDEAIFFEFAGVHKRYHCPLSRTYYLGKPTVQILDAEVAVLDGMQAGLEKAVAGNCCEDIAKAYSGALARYGFEKTSRSGYPIGIGYPPAWGENSASFRQGDRTELQPGMAFHFMSGLWYGDWGIEITESFLITEGEVEFLSSVPRKLLVID